A genomic segment from Nocardiopsis sp. Huas11 encodes:
- a CDS encoding LLM class flavin-dependent oxidoreductase, whose amino-acid sequence MQFGIFSVSDVTTDPTTGRTPTEAERVKAMVAIALKAEEVGLDVFATGEHHNPPFVASSPTTMLGYIAARTENLILSTSTTLITTNDPVKIAEDYAMLQHLSDGRADLMMGRGNTGPVYPWFGQDIRQGIPLALENYNLLHRLWREDVVDWEGKFRTPLQGFTSTPRPLDGIPPFVWHGSIRSPEIAEQAAYYGDGFFHNNIFWPATHTKKLISLYRRRFEHYGHGKADQAIVGLGGQVFMRKNSQDAVKEFRPYFDNAPVYGGGPSLEDFTRETPLTVGSPQQVIDRTLGFRDSFGHYQRQLFLMDHAGLPLKTVLEQLDILGEEVVPVLRKEFAAGRPAHVPDAPTHTSLLAAQRGPEENTEAQA is encoded by the coding sequence ATGCAGTTCGGAATCTTCTCGGTGAGCGACGTCACCACCGACCCCACCACGGGGCGCACGCCGACCGAGGCCGAGCGCGTCAAGGCCATGGTCGCGATCGCGCTCAAGGCCGAGGAGGTCGGCCTGGACGTCTTCGCCACCGGTGAGCACCACAACCCGCCCTTCGTGGCGTCGTCCCCGACCACCATGCTCGGCTACATCGCCGCGCGGACCGAGAACCTCATCCTGTCCACGTCCACGACGCTGATCACCACGAACGACCCGGTGAAGATCGCCGAGGACTACGCGATGCTCCAGCACCTGTCCGACGGCCGGGCGGACCTGATGATGGGCCGCGGCAACACCGGGCCGGTCTACCCCTGGTTCGGGCAGGACATCCGCCAGGGCATCCCGCTGGCGCTGGAGAACTACAACCTCCTGCACCGGCTCTGGCGCGAGGACGTCGTCGACTGGGAGGGCAAGTTCCGCACACCGCTGCAGGGCTTCACCTCCACCCCGCGCCCGCTGGACGGGATCCCGCCGTTCGTCTGGCACGGTTCCATCCGCAGCCCGGAGATCGCGGAGCAGGCCGCCTACTACGGTGACGGCTTCTTCCACAACAACATCTTCTGGCCCGCCACCCACACCAAGAAGCTGATCTCGCTCTACCGGCGCCGCTTCGAGCACTACGGACACGGCAAGGCCGACCAGGCGATCGTCGGACTGGGCGGACAGGTCTTCATGCGCAAGAACTCCCAGGACGCGGTGAAGGAGTTCCGGCCCTACTTCGACAACGCCCCGGTCTACGGCGGCGGCCCCTCCCTGGAGGACTTCACCCGCGAGACGCCGCTCACCGTGGGCAGCCCGCAGCAGGTCATCGACCGTACCCTGGGTTTCCGCGACTCCTTCGGCCACTACCAGCGCCAGCTCTTCCTGATGGACCACGCCGGGCTGCCGCTCAAGACCGTCCTGGAACAGCTGGACATCCTGGGGGAGGAGGTCGTGCCCGTCCTGCGCAAGGAGTTCGCCGCGGGCCGGCCCGCCCACGTCCCCGACGCACCCACCCACACATCGCTCCTGGCCGCCCAGCGGGGGCCGGAGGAGAACACGGAGGCCCAGGCATGA
- a CDS encoding triacylglycerol lipase has product MKRLLSLLCGLALAGSLGLVQAAPAAAAGPVPIIFVHGFAGKGGQWSTMRDSLVASGYPADRLHVFSYDWLRSNRTIADRLSHYTDDVRAQHGADRVHLVTHSMGGLSSRWYIKFLGGEHKVDQWISIGGPNNGTDIADLCTSLITPCAEMRHGSGFLAELNSGDPTPGAVGYTTFRSPCDIVISPYDSTSLDGANNIRTGCVEHISMMWNSGVIDGVRTTVGSPA; this is encoded by the coding sequence ATGAAACGCCTGCTCTCCCTCCTGTGCGGTCTCGCGCTCGCCGGCTCCCTCGGCCTGGTCCAGGCCGCGCCGGCCGCCGCGGCCGGCCCCGTCCCGATCATCTTCGTCCACGGATTCGCCGGCAAGGGCGGCCAGTGGTCGACCATGCGGGACAGCCTGGTCGCGTCGGGCTACCCCGCCGACCGGCTGCACGTGTTCTCCTACGACTGGCTGCGGTCGAACCGCACCATTGCCGACCGCCTGTCCCACTACACCGACGACGTGCGCGCCCAGCACGGCGCCGACCGGGTCCACCTGGTGACGCACTCCATGGGCGGGCTGTCCTCGCGCTGGTACATCAAGTTCCTGGGCGGCGAACACAAGGTCGACCAGTGGATCTCGATCGGCGGCCCCAACAACGGCACGGACATCGCCGACCTGTGCACGTCGCTCATCACGCCGTGCGCGGAGATGCGGCACGGGTCGGGCTTCCTGGCCGAGCTCAACAGCGGTGACCCCACGCCCGGCGCGGTGGGTTACACGACCTTCCGTTCGCCCTGCGACATCGTCATCTCGCCCTACGACAGCACCTCGCTGGACGGGGCGAACAACATCCGGACCGGGTGCGTCGAGCACATCTCCATGATGTGGAACTCCGGCGTCATCGACGGGGTGCGCACCACCGTCGGCTCACCGGCCTAG
- a CDS encoding FMN reductase gives MSTRTLVTVTAGLSTPSSTRLLADRLTAAAERELRARGEEVEVRVVELRDLAHDIMNAMVTGVPTGELRSVLDDLARADGVIAVTPVFNASYSGLFKSFFDVVDTEAMDGKPVLAAATGGSPRHSLVLEHALRPMFSYTRSVVVPTAVYAASEDWGAGDSGGRELGERIDRAARQLAALAVEHVADRVDPYEEPTSFSDLMSGLGV, from the coding sequence ATGAGCACGCGCACACTCGTCACCGTCACCGCGGGGCTGAGCACGCCCTCCTCCACCCGACTGCTCGCCGACCGGCTGACGGCCGCGGCCGAGAGGGAACTGCGGGCGCGGGGCGAGGAGGTTGAGGTGCGGGTCGTGGAACTGCGCGACCTCGCCCACGACATCATGAACGCGATGGTGACCGGCGTGCCCACCGGCGAGCTGCGCTCCGTCCTGGACGACCTCGCGCGGGCCGACGGCGTCATCGCGGTCACCCCGGTGTTCAACGCCTCCTACAGCGGCCTGTTCAAGTCCTTCTTCGACGTGGTCGACACCGAGGCCATGGACGGCAAGCCCGTCCTGGCCGCGGCGACCGGGGGCAGCCCGCGCCACTCGCTCGTACTGGAGCACGCCCTGCGGCCGATGTTCTCCTACACGCGCTCGGTGGTCGTGCCGACCGCCGTCTACGCGGCCTCGGAGGACTGGGGCGCGGGCGACAGCGGCGGTCGTGAGCTGGGCGAGCGCATCGACCGCGCGGCCCGACAGCTCGCGGCCCTGGCCGTGGAGCACGTGGCGGACCGCGTCGACCCCTACGAGGAGCCGACGTCCTTCAGCGACCTGATGTCGGGGCTGGGCGTCTGA
- a CDS encoding maleylpyruvate isomerase N-terminal domain-containing protein, which translates to MDSASVYTRCQDRLLDLAAELTAEQLATPVPALPDWTVLQTYAHLAGVCADVVGGLVPPSDDTTTARQVAERAGDDLDAVCAEWRSQAPALLEVFARETRARYRLPALDVWHHENDIRGALGLGAQTLDADQLAHFTVGGLARGWAPDVPGVRVVAVDTGQEWLLGERADLELRAEAFELARAVTGRRSVRQIAAMDWKGDPSAVAHRLPTLPAPEVDLAV; encoded by the coding sequence ATGGACTCAGCCAGCGTGTACACCCGTTGCCAGGACCGCCTGCTCGACCTGGCCGCAGAGTTGACGGCCGAGCAGCTCGCCACCCCCGTGCCCGCCCTGCCGGACTGGACCGTCCTGCAGACCTACGCCCACCTCGCGGGCGTGTGCGCCGACGTGGTCGGCGGCCTGGTGCCGCCCTCCGACGACACCACCACGGCCCGCCAGGTCGCCGAGCGCGCCGGAGACGACCTGGACGCGGTGTGCGCGGAGTGGCGCAGCCAGGCTCCCGCGCTGCTGGAGGTCTTCGCGCGCGAGACCCGTGCCCGGTACCGGCTGCCCGCCCTGGACGTGTGGCACCACGAGAACGACATCCGCGGCGCGCTGGGTCTGGGCGCCCAGACCCTGGACGCCGACCAGCTCGCGCACTTCACCGTGGGCGGCCTGGCGCGCGGCTGGGCCCCGGACGTGCCGGGGGTGCGCGTCGTGGCCGTCGACACCGGACAGGAATGGCTGCTGGGCGAGCGGGCGGACCTGGAACTGCGGGCCGAGGCCTTCGAACTCGCGCGCGCCGTGACGGGTCGCCGCAGCGTGCGGCAGATCGCCGCCATGGACTGGAAGGGCGACCCGAGCGCGGTGGCGCACCGCCTGCCGACCCTGCCCGCGCCCGAGGTCGATCTGGCCGTCTGA
- a CDS encoding LuxR C-terminal-related transcriptional regulator, with amino-acid sequence MTRVPPPTRVAPLYGRDQDIAATRDLLRAARSGRSGILLVRGRPGSGRSALLAHTRAHAPDFTVLAAHAAPEERHLALAGLHQLLRPAMPYLPRLPAAQREALHQSLECGRTDRPFPLAVAALGLITEIAAEHPVLICADDVHLMDAPSREVLAFAGRRLADEGVATLLSAETGARGAPGGVPVLDLAPLDRESTEHLLDAAAAPDPLADTVRAELATLARGNPRAALELLAATGPAQRSGAADLGRPPRSRGDLTDTYLARAHRLPAPVRHRLLLLAADPGAPATSVLSASPEDGDPVPGWERAERAGLVHQDDGWPVLAHPVVGPALYHGLPAAERCAAHRALARRAPADAAWHRAAARTAPDEAAAADLRLLALDRMGRRGHGPASVLFERAADLTPAAASRAMRLAESARAAWLSGNHPRTLRLLERVGDELPALGTHAGSVREHVELVRADMELRSGVAIAAFQRLRTFADRLPRHDSALALRALHQAGEACCLSGDHTRYFATAERALSLHGGGARPQDRLVLDYMAGKAALFQGRHPEGVAALRRVMAAADGTEDPQHLLLGGIAGLLCGDNLRAGALAGRAVDHARRTGADSLVPRALEFLTYAELWLGRLSLAEAGAAEGLRTAEATGQDNCAGHHRAGLALLAAIRGEEDACRERAGAALALADSHDLGLPAGLASWALALLDLALGRVDEAAARLLSLRRAGPGRGHTAVHLLSTPHLVEATMRGSATEPGPDRAEAVRSAVTTFERWAEATGEAAARALALRCRALLASGRESTELYGRAVDLHASGYCDLELARTQLLFGSHLRRERSTGRAREHLTAALETFELLGARPWADQARAELRATRGRPAQRERDPARELSPQQLQIARHVATGSTNREVAALLFLSPRTVDHHLRNIYAKLGIRSRVELARLLG; translated from the coding sequence GTGACCCGCGTGCCCCCGCCTACACGCGTCGCCCCCCTGTACGGGCGTGACCAGGACATCGCCGCCACCCGCGACCTGCTGCGGGCCGCCCGCTCCGGCCGGAGCGGGATCCTGCTGGTCCGCGGCCGACCCGGCTCGGGCCGGTCCGCGCTGCTCGCGCACACCCGCGCCCACGCCCCCGACTTCACCGTGCTGGCCGCGCACGCCGCCCCCGAGGAACGCCACCTGGCCCTCGCCGGCCTGCACCAGCTCCTGCGCCCGGCCATGCCGTACCTGCCGCGCCTGCCCGCGGCCCAACGCGAGGCCCTGCACCAGTCCCTGGAGTGCGGGCGCACGGACCGGCCCTTCCCGCTGGCGGTGGCCGCCCTGGGACTGATCACGGAGATCGCCGCGGAGCACCCCGTCCTCATCTGCGCGGACGACGTCCACCTCATGGACGCGCCCTCCCGCGAGGTTCTCGCCTTCGCCGGCCGGCGGCTCGCCGACGAGGGCGTGGCCACCCTCCTGTCCGCCGAGACCGGAGCCCGCGGTGCGCCCGGCGGGGTCCCCGTCCTGGACCTGGCGCCCCTGGACCGGGAGAGCACCGAGCACCTCCTCGACGCGGCCGCCGCGCCGGATCCCCTGGCCGACACCGTCCGAGCCGAACTCGCGACGCTCGCGCGGGGCAATCCGCGAGCCGCACTCGAACTCCTGGCCGCGACCGGGCCCGCCCAGCGTTCCGGAGCCGCGGACCTTGGCCGCCCGCCCCGCTCACGCGGCGACCTCACCGACACCTACCTCGCCCGGGCCCATCGACTGCCCGCGCCGGTGCGCCACCGGCTCCTGCTGCTCGCGGCCGACCCCGGCGCCCCCGCCACGTCCGTGCTGTCCGCCTCCCCGGAGGACGGCGACCCCGTGCCCGGGTGGGAGCGGGCCGAACGCGCCGGGCTCGTCCACCAGGACGACGGATGGCCCGTTCTGGCGCACCCTGTGGTCGGGCCCGCGCTCTACCACGGCCTGCCCGCCGCGGAACGATGCGCCGCCCACCGCGCGCTGGCCCGCCGCGCCCCCGCCGACGCCGCCTGGCACCGGGCCGCGGCCCGCACCGCCCCGGACGAGGCCGCCGCCGCGGACCTGCGCCTGCTGGCCCTGGACCGGATGGGACGGCGCGGCCACGGCCCCGCCTCGGTCCTGTTCGAACGCGCCGCCGACCTCACACCTGCCGCCGCCTCCCGCGCCATGCGCCTGGCCGAGTCGGCCCGCGCGGCGTGGCTCTCCGGCAACCACCCTCGCACCCTGCGGCTCCTGGAACGCGTCGGTGACGAACTGCCCGCCCTGGGTACGCACGCCGGCTCCGTACGCGAACACGTCGAACTCGTGCGCGCCGACATGGAACTGCGCTCCGGCGTGGCCATCGCCGCCTTCCAGCGCCTGCGGACCTTCGCCGACCGCCTGCCCCGCCACGACAGCGCCCTGGCGCTGCGCGCCCTGCACCAGGCGGGGGAGGCCTGCTGTCTGTCCGGCGACCACACCCGCTACTTCGCCACCGCCGAACGTGCGCTCTCGCTCCACGGGGGAGGCGCCCGGCCCCAGGACCGCCTCGTCCTCGACTACATGGCGGGCAAGGCCGCCCTCTTCCAGGGCCGCCACCCCGAGGGCGTGGCCGCCCTGCGCCGCGTGATGGCGGCGGCCGACGGGACCGAGGACCCCCAGCACCTCCTCCTGGGCGGCATCGCCGGGCTCCTGTGCGGCGACAACCTGCGGGCCGGGGCCCTCGCCGGGCGGGCGGTCGACCACGCGCGCCGCACCGGCGCGGACTCCCTCGTCCCACGAGCCCTGGAGTTCCTCACCTACGCCGAACTCTGGCTCGGCCGACTCTCCCTCGCCGAGGCCGGCGCCGCCGAGGGGCTGCGCACGGCCGAGGCCACCGGCCAGGACAACTGCGCCGGCCACCACCGCGCCGGTCTCGCGCTGCTGGCCGCGATCCGCGGTGAGGAGGACGCCTGCCGGGAGCGGGCGGGGGCGGCCCTGGCCCTGGCCGACTCCCACGACCTCGGCCTGCCCGCGGGACTGGCCTCCTGGGCCCTGGCCCTGCTCGACCTGGCCCTGGGGCGGGTGGACGAGGCCGCCGCACGGCTGCTCTCCCTGCGCCGGGCGGGCCCGGGCCGCGGCCACACGGCCGTGCACCTGCTGAGCACGCCGCACCTGGTGGAGGCGACCATGCGGGGGAGCGCGACCGAACCCGGCCCCGACCGTGCGGAGGCCGTGCGCTCGGCCGTCACGACCTTCGAGCGCTGGGCCGAGGCCACCGGCGAGGCCGCCGCCCGCGCCCTCGCGCTGCGTTGCCGGGCGCTCCTGGCCTCGGGTCGGGAGAGCACGGAGCTGTACGGCCGTGCGGTCGACCTGCACGCGTCGGGCTACTGCGACCTCGAACTGGCGCGCACGCAGCTGCTGTTCGGTTCCCACCTGCGGCGCGAACGCAGCACGGGCAGGGCCCGCGAGCACCTGACCGCGGCCCTGGAGACCTTCGAGCTCCTGGGCGCGCGACCGTGGGCCGACCAGGCGCGCGCCGAACTGCGCGCCACGCGCGGCCGGCCCGCCCAGCGGGAGCGGGACCCCGCCAGGGAGCTCAGCCCGCAACAGCTGCAGATCGCCCGCCACGTCGCGACCGGGTCCACCAACCGGGAGGTGGCGGCCCTGCTGTTCCTGAGCCCGCGCACGGTCGACCACCACCTGCGCAACATCTACGCCAAACTCGGGATCCGGTCCCGGGTGGAGCTGGCCCGGCTCCTCGGCTGA